A genome region from Clostridium pasteurianum includes the following:
- a CDS encoding MurR/RpiR family transcriptional regulator, protein MIIKVNSEILSRLTNTEKQVIEYINNNDNKLIKMSIVDVAEETYTSPATVSRAIKKAGIDGFSQLRYLISKESNGDSDSGQVNEIINKSLIETTNTIERISVEDILKTVNLIKNSSRIYVLSRGLTELVGEEFTLKLQLLGYNGFSIKDPNIMMKMSGSMKKNELLFAFSLYGKTPEIINSAENAVSLGCKVISCCCGEDTKLEKLSSIYLNGYKDKNISIKKFEVTSRLPLTIISRIIIDYLSL, encoded by the coding sequence ATGATAATAAAAGTGAATTCTGAAATTTTAAGTAGATTAACTAATACTGAAAAACAAGTAATTGAATATATAAACAATAATGATAATAAATTAATTAAAATGTCCATAGTAGATGTGGCGGAGGAGACATATACTTCTCCAGCTACTGTTTCTAGGGCTATAAAAAAGGCTGGAATTGATGGGTTTAGCCAGCTTAGGTATTTAATTTCTAAGGAAAGTAATGGGGATTCAGATTCTGGACAAGTTAATGAAATTATTAATAAATCCTTGATAGAAACTACTAATACTATAGAGAGAATATCAGTTGAGGATATTTTGAAAACGGTTAATTTAATAAAAAACTCTAGTAGAATTTATGTGCTTTCAAGGGGACTTACGGAGCTTGTTGGTGAGGAATTTACTTTGAAGCTTCAACTTCTGGGATATAATGGATTCTCTATTAAAGATCCAAATATAATGATGAAAATGAGTGGAAGTATGAAAAAGAATGAATTATTGTTTGCTTTTTCACTTTACGGTAAAACACCAGAAATAATAAATTCAGCTGAAAATGCAGTTTCACTTGGCTGTAAGGTTATTTCATGCTGCTGCGGCGAGGATACAAAGCTTGAAAAATTATCAAGTATTTATTTGAATGGTTATAAGGATAAGAATATATCGATAAAGAAGTTTGAAGTTACATCAAGGTTGCCTCTTACTATAATATCTAGAATAATAATTGATTATTTATCACTTTAA